In one window of Streptomyces roseofulvus DNA:
- the nuoE gene encoding NADH-quinone oxidoreductase subunit NuoE, producing the protein MTETPTSGNVSLGMPQLPAPAYPDDVRARLEEDAKAIIDRYPGSRSALLPMLHLVQSEEGHVTRTGMQFCADMLGLTTAEVTAVATFYTMYRRKPSGDYQVGVCTNTLCAVMGGDAIFEELKEHLGVGNGETTEDGAITLEHIECNAACDFAPVVMVNWEFFDNQTPESAKKMVDDLRAGRTVEPTRGAPLCTFKETARILAGFPDERPGAVAATGGAGPASLVGLRLAKGEAPQHTRIVHPRGEAAGQEGE; encoded by the coding sequence ATGACAGAGACCCCGACGAGCGGCAACGTCAGCCTCGGGATGCCCCAGCTTCCCGCCCCCGCCTACCCGGACGACGTCCGGGCCCGGCTGGAGGAGGACGCGAAGGCGATCATCGACCGCTACCCCGGCTCCCGCTCCGCGCTCCTGCCGATGCTGCACCTCGTGCAGTCGGAGGAGGGCCACGTGACCCGCACCGGCATGCAGTTCTGCGCCGACATGCTCGGCCTGACCACCGCCGAGGTCACCGCCGTCGCCACCTTCTACACGATGTACCGCCGCAAGCCGTCCGGCGACTACCAGGTCGGCGTCTGCACCAACACCCTCTGCGCGGTCATGGGCGGCGACGCCATCTTCGAGGAGCTCAAGGAGCACCTCGGCGTCGGCAACGGCGAGACCACCGAGGACGGCGCGATCACCCTCGAACACATCGAGTGCAACGCGGCCTGCGACTTCGCGCCCGTGGTGATGGTCAACTGGGAGTTCTTCGACAACCAGACGCCCGAGTCGGCCAAGAAGATGGTCGACGACCTCCGCGCGGGCCGGACCGTCGAACCCACCCGCGGCGCCCCCCTCTGCACCTTCAAGGAGACCGCCCGGATCCTCGCCGGCTTCCCCGACGAGCGCCCCGGCGCCGTCGCGGCCACCGGCGGCGCCGGCCCGGCCTCCCTCGTCGGCCTCCGCCTGGCCAAGGGCGAGGCCCCGCAGCACACCCGGATCGTCCACCCGCGCGGCGAGGCAGCCGGTCAGGAGGGAGAGTGA
- the nuoF gene encoding NADH-quinone oxidoreductase subunit NuoF, which yields MTLAAEINSSSPEKLLSPVLSAFWDQPDSWTLETYERHDGYQGLRKALAMSPDDLIAYVKDSGLRGRGGAGFPTGMKWQFIPQGDGKPHYLVVNADESEPGTCKDIPLLFANPHSLIEGIVIACYAIRSSHAFIYLRGEVVPVLRRLHEAVREAYRAGYLGTNILGSGLDVELTVHAGAGAYICGEETALLDSLEGRRGQPRLRPPFPAVAGLYACPTVVNNVESIASVPAILHRGKDWFTSMGSEKSPGFTLYSLSGHVASPGQYEAPLGITLRQLLDMSGGMRPGHRLKFWTPGGSSTPMFTEEHLDVPLDYEGVGAAGSMLGTKALQCFDETTCVVRAVTRWTEFYAHESCGKCTPCREGTYWLVQLLRDIEAGRGVMSDLDKLNDIADNINGKSFCALGDGAASPIFSSLKYFREEYEQHITGKGCPFDPAKSTAWADNHKEVTA from the coding sequence ATGACATTGGCCGCCGAGATCAACTCCAGCAGCCCCGAGAAGCTCCTCTCACCGGTGCTCTCCGCCTTCTGGGACCAGCCCGACTCCTGGACCCTGGAGACGTACGAGCGCCACGACGGCTACCAGGGCCTGCGCAAGGCCCTCGCCATGAGCCCCGACGACCTCATCGCCTACGTGAAGGACTCCGGGCTCCGCGGACGCGGGGGCGCCGGCTTCCCCACCGGCATGAAGTGGCAGTTCATCCCGCAGGGTGACGGCAAGCCGCACTACCTCGTCGTCAACGCCGACGAGTCCGAGCCCGGCACCTGCAAGGACATCCCCCTCCTCTTCGCCAACCCGCACTCCCTCATCGAGGGCATCGTGATCGCCTGCTACGCGATCCGCTCCAGCCACGCCTTCATCTACCTGCGCGGCGAGGTCGTCCCCGTCCTCCGCCGCCTCCACGAGGCCGTCCGCGAGGCCTACCGGGCCGGCTACCTCGGCACGAACATCCTCGGCAGCGGGCTCGACGTCGAACTCACCGTGCACGCCGGCGCCGGCGCGTACATCTGCGGCGAGGAGACCGCCCTCCTCGACTCGCTCGAAGGCCGCCGCGGCCAGCCCCGGCTCCGGCCCCCCTTCCCCGCGGTCGCCGGCCTCTACGCCTGCCCCACCGTGGTGAACAACGTCGAGTCCATCGCCTCCGTTCCCGCGATCCTCCACCGCGGCAAGGACTGGTTCACCTCGATGGGCAGCGAGAAGTCCCCCGGCTTCACGCTCTACTCGCTGAGCGGGCACGTCGCCTCGCCCGGCCAGTACGAGGCACCCCTCGGCATCACCCTGCGCCAGCTCCTCGACATGAGCGGCGGCATGCGCCCCGGACACCGGCTCAAGTTCTGGACCCCCGGCGGCTCCTCCACCCCCATGTTCACCGAGGAACACCTCGACGTGCCCCTCGACTACGAGGGCGTCGGCGCCGCCGGCTCCATGCTCGGCACCAAGGCCCTCCAGTGCTTCGACGAGACCACCTGCGTCGTCCGGGCCGTCACCCGCTGGACCGAGTTCTACGCCCACGAGTCCTGCGGCAAGTGCACCCCCTGCCGCGAGGGCACCTACTGGCTCGTCCAGCTCCTCCGCGACATCGAGGCCGGCCGGGGCGTGATGTCCGACCTCGACAAGCTGAACGACATCGCCGACAACATCAACGGCAAGTCGTTCTGCGCCCTCGGCGACGGCGCCGCCTCGCCGATCTTCTCCTCGCTGAAGTACTTCCGCGAGGAGTACGAGCAGCACATCACGGGCAAGGGCTGCCCCTTCGACCCGGCCAAGTCGACCGCCTGGGCGGACAACCACAAGGAGGTGACCGCATGA
- a CDS encoding NADH-quinone oxidoreductase subunit D, whose product MNSTASGPRETTEGSVYTVTGGDWDEVVQSAAKADDERIVVNMGPQHPSTHGVLRLILEIDGETVTEARCGIGYLHTGIEKNLEYRTWTQGTTFVTRMDYLTSFYNETAYCLGVEKLLGITDDVPDRASVIRVLLMELNRLSSHLVCIATGGMELGATTIMIYGFRDREMILDLYELITGLRMNHAYIRPGGLAQDLPPGGVDAVREFVKTMKKNLPEYDKLATGNPIFKARMQDVGYLDLTGCLALGATGPILRSAGLPHDLRKTDPYCGYENYDFEVPTADTCDAYGRFLVRLEEMRQSLRIVEQCLDRLEPGPVMVGDKKIAWPAQLALGPDGLGNSLDHIKKIMGTSMEALIHHFKLVTEGFRVPAGQAYAAVESPKGELGVHVVSDGGTRPFRVHFRDPSFTNLQAMAAMCEGGQVADVIVAVASIDPVMGGVDR is encoded by the coding sequence GTGAACAGCACAGCATCAGGCCCCCGCGAGACCACCGAGGGGTCCGTCTACACGGTCACCGGCGGCGACTGGGACGAGGTCGTCCAGTCCGCCGCGAAGGCCGACGACGAGCGGATCGTCGTCAACATGGGCCCCCAGCACCCGTCCACCCACGGCGTGCTCCGGCTCATCCTGGAGATCGACGGCGAGACCGTCACCGAGGCCCGCTGCGGTATCGGCTACCTCCACACCGGCATCGAGAAGAACCTCGAGTACCGGACCTGGACGCAGGGCACCACCTTCGTCACGCGCATGGACTACCTCACCTCGTTCTACAACGAGACGGCGTACTGCCTCGGCGTGGAGAAGCTGCTCGGCATCACCGACGACGTCCCCGACCGGGCGAGCGTCATCCGGGTTCTGCTCATGGAGCTCAACCGGCTCTCCTCGCACCTGGTGTGCATCGCCACCGGCGGCATGGAGCTCGGCGCCACCACGATCATGATCTACGGCTTCCGGGACCGCGAGATGATCCTGGACCTGTACGAGCTGATCACCGGCCTGCGCATGAACCACGCGTACATCCGGCCCGGCGGCCTCGCCCAGGACCTCCCGCCCGGCGGCGTCGACGCCGTGCGCGAGTTCGTGAAGACCATGAAGAAGAACCTGCCGGAGTACGACAAGCTCGCCACCGGCAACCCCATCTTCAAGGCCCGCATGCAGGACGTCGGCTACCTCGACCTCACCGGCTGCCTGGCCCTCGGCGCCACCGGACCGATCCTCCGGTCGGCGGGCCTCCCGCACGACCTGCGGAAGACCGACCCGTACTGCGGCTACGAGAACTACGACTTCGAGGTCCCCACCGCCGACACCTGCGACGCCTACGGCCGCTTCCTCGTCCGCCTGGAGGAGATGCGCCAGTCGCTGCGGATCGTCGAGCAGTGCCTCGACCGGCTGGAGCCCGGCCCGGTCATGGTCGGCGACAAGAAGATCGCCTGGCCCGCGCAGCTCGCCCTCGGCCCCGACGGCCTCGGCAACTCCCTCGACCACATCAAGAAGATCATGGGCACCTCCATGGAGGCCCTGATCCACCACTTCAAGCTGGTCACCGAGGGCTTCCGGGTCCCGGCCGGCCAGGCTTATGCGGCCGTCGAGTCCCCCAAGGGCGAGCTCGGCGTGCACGTGGTCTCCGACGGCGGCACCCGCCCCTTCCGCGTCCACTTCCGCGACCCGTCCTTCACCAACCTCCAGGCCATGGCCGCGATGTGCGAGGGCGGCCAGGTCGCCGACGTCATCGTCGCCGTCGCCTCCATCGACCCCGTGATGGGAGGCGTCGACCGATGA
- a CDS encoding NuoB/complex I 20 kDa subunit family protein produces MGLEEKLPSGFLLTTVEQAAGWVRKASVFPATFGLACCAIEMMTTGAGRYDLARFGMEVFRGSPRQADLMIVAGRVSQKMAPVLRQVYDQMPNPKWVISMGVCASSGGMFNNYAIVQGVDHIVPVDIYLPGCPPRPEMLMDAILKLHQKIQTSKLGVNAEEAAREAEEAALKALPTIEMKGLLR; encoded by the coding sequence ATGGGACTCGAAGAGAAGCTGCCCAGCGGTTTCCTGCTGACCACCGTCGAGCAGGCCGCGGGCTGGGTCCGGAAGGCGTCCGTCTTCCCCGCGACCTTCGGCCTCGCCTGCTGCGCCATCGAGATGATGACGACCGGCGCCGGCCGCTACGACCTCGCCCGCTTCGGCATGGAGGTCTTCCGCGGCTCCCCGCGCCAGGCCGACCTGATGATCGTCGCGGGCCGGGTCAGCCAGAAGATGGCGCCCGTCCTGCGGCAGGTCTACGACCAGATGCCCAACCCCAAGTGGGTCATCTCCATGGGCGTCTGCGCCTCCTCGGGCGGCATGTTCAACAACTACGCCATCGTGCAGGGCGTCGACCACATCGTGCCGGTCGACATCTACCTGCCCGGCTGCCCGCCGCGCCCGGAGATGCTGATGGACGCGATCCTCAAGCTCCACCAGAAGATCCAGACGTCCAAGCTCGGCGTGAACGCCGAGGAGGCGGCCCGTGAGGCGGAGGAGGCGGCGCTCAAGGCGCTGCCGACCATCGAGATGAAGGGTCTGCTCCGTTGA
- a CDS encoding NADH-quinone oxidoreductase subunit A, whose product MNAYAPILVLGALGAGFAIFSVVMATLIGPKRYNRAKLEAYECGIEPTPTPAGGGRFPIKYYLTAMLFIVFDIEIVFLYPWAVTFDALGLFGLVEMLLFVLTVFVAYAYVWRRGGLEWD is encoded by the coding sequence GTGAATGCGTACGCGCCCATCCTCGTGCTCGGTGCCCTGGGTGCGGGGTTTGCGATCTTCTCCGTGGTCATGGCCACGCTAATCGGGCCAAAGCGGTACAACAGGGCAAAACTTGAGGCGTACGAGTGCGGCATCGAACCGACGCCGACTCCCGCCGGGGGAGGCCGCTTCCCCATCAAGTACTACCTGACGGCGATGCTCTTCATCGTCTTCGACATCGAGATCGTCTTCCTCTACCCCTGGGCCGTCACCTTCGACGCCCTGGGGCTTTTCGGGCTCGTGGAGATGCTGCTCTTCGTGCTCACCGTCTTCGTCGCCTACGCCTACGTGTGGCGGCGCGGCGGCCTGGAATGGGACTGA
- a CDS encoding NADH-quinone oxidoreductase subunit C, whose amino-acid sequence MSDETPNPEKELSAQNLPGQRGEHGEEVRLQRGMFGANNGGDTSGYGGLVRSIRLPGAAVRPYGGWFDEVADELEGALEEQGLVPENAIEKTVVDRGELTFHIEREHLVRVARTLRDDPALRFELCTGVSGVHYPGDKGRELHAVYHLRSLTHGRLIRLEVSAPDEDPRIPSLTAVYPTNDWHERETYDFFGIVFEGHQALTRIMMPDDWQGHPQRKDYPLGGIAVEYKGAQIPAPDQRRSYS is encoded by the coding sequence TTGAGCGACGAAACCCCGAACCCCGAGAAGGAGCTGTCCGCGCAGAACCTGCCCGGCCAGCGCGGTGAGCACGGGGAGGAGGTACGGCTCCAGCGCGGCATGTTCGGCGCGAACAACGGCGGCGACACCTCCGGCTACGGCGGCCTCGTCCGCTCCATCCGCCTCCCCGGCGCGGCCGTCCGCCCGTACGGCGGCTGGTTCGACGAGGTCGCGGACGAGCTCGAAGGCGCCCTGGAGGAGCAGGGGCTCGTCCCCGAGAACGCCATCGAGAAGACGGTCGTCGACCGCGGCGAGCTCACCTTCCACATCGAGCGCGAGCACCTCGTCCGGGTCGCCCGCACGCTGCGCGACGACCCGGCGCTCCGCTTCGAGCTGTGCACCGGCGTCTCCGGCGTCCACTACCCGGGCGACAAGGGCCGCGAGCTGCACGCCGTGTACCACCTGCGGTCGCTCACCCACGGCCGGCTCATCCGGCTGGAGGTCTCGGCCCCCGACGAGGACCCGCGGATCCCGTCGCTGACCGCCGTCTACCCGACGAACGACTGGCACGAGCGCGAGACGTACGACTTCTTCGGAATCGTCTTCGAAGGCCACCAGGCCCTCACCCGGATCATGATGCCGGACGACTGGCAGGGCCACCCGCAGCGCAAGGACTATCCGCTCGGCGGCATCGCCGTCGAGTACAAGGGCGCCCAGATCCCGGCTCCGGACCAGCGGAGGTCGTACTCGTGA
- a CDS encoding C40 family peptidase, with translation MSHTAHIPSHRKPRRSASKLALRAGVAGGVLSTIAVAGAAGPASAEPVTETIEMPTLGSLGTDLSSAVAASAEASQQEALDQSLEAQEAAALEKAAKEAKKAKAEADRKAEAERAEKARQEAEAKAERERAEAEARAEAQARASRDAARTQLSTTSASDSSSSSSSDSGSSSDSGSSASSESTTQAASGTAAAIVAFARAQIGDAYVTGGTGPNSWDCSGLVQAAYAAAGIDLPRISYQQSSMGTSVSLSNLQPGDVLYWGSRSGSYHVAIYVGGGKYVGAQNSSTGVVERSLDWDPPSGAVRIL, from the coding sequence ATGTCCCACACCGCTCACATACCCAGCCACCGGAAGCCCCGCCGCAGCGCCTCGAAGCTCGCGCTCCGCGCCGGAGTTGCCGGTGGCGTCCTCAGCACCATCGCGGTGGCCGGTGCTGCCGGCCCGGCGAGTGCCGAGCCGGTGACCGAGACCATCGAGATGCCCACGCTGGGATCCCTCGGCACTGACCTCTCCAGCGCCGTGGCCGCCTCCGCCGAGGCGTCCCAGCAGGAGGCCCTCGACCAGAGCCTGGAGGCCCAGGAGGCCGCCGCCCTGGAGAAGGCCGCCAAGGAGGCCAAGAAGGCCAAGGCCGAGGCCGACCGCAAGGCCGAGGCCGAGCGCGCCGAGAAGGCCCGCCAGGAGGCCGAGGCGAAGGCCGAGCGCGAGCGCGCCGAGGCCGAGGCCCGTGCCGAGGCCCAGGCCCGCGCCTCCCGCGACGCCGCCCGCACCCAGCTGTCCACCACCTCGGCGTCCGACTCCTCGTCCTCCTCGTCCTCGGACTCGGGTTCGTCGAGCGACAGCGGCTCCTCCGCCTCCTCGGAGTCGACCACCCAGGCCGCCTCCGGCACCGCCGCCGCCATCGTGGCCTTCGCGCGCGCCCAGATCGGCGACGCGTACGTCACCGGCGGCACCGGCCCCAACTCGTGGGACTGCTCCGGCCTCGTCCAGGCCGCCTACGCCGCCGCCGGCATCGACCTGCCGCGCATCTCGTACCAGCAGTCCTCCATGGGCACCTCCGTCTCCCTGAGCAACCTCCAGCCGGGCGACGTCCTCTACTGGGGCAGCCGCAGCGGCTCGTACCACGTCGCCATCTACGTCGGCGGCGGCAAGTACGTCGGCGCGCAGAACTCCTCCACCGGCGTCGTCGAGCGCTCCCTGGACTGGGACCCGCCGTCGGGCGCCGTGCGCATCCTCTGA
- a CDS encoding geranylgeranyl reductase family protein produces the protein MTEKPLSEHSADVIVVGAGPAGSTTAYYLAKAGLDVLLLEKTAFPREKVCGDGLTPRATKQLVSMGIDVSEEAGWLRNKGLRIIGGGVRLQLDWPDLASYPDYGLVRKREDFDEMLARQAQKAGARLYERCNVGAPVIDDRTGRITGVHAKLGEEKTEVTFHAPLVVAADGNSTRLSLAMGLHRREDRPMGVAVRTYFTSPRHDDDYLESWLELWDKRGAEDRLLPGYGWVFGMGDGTSNVGLGILNSSSAFRELDWREVLKAWCASMPEDWGFTPDNMTTPIRGAALPMAFNRQPHYTKGLLLVGDAGGLVNPFNGEGIAYAMESGQIAADVIVQAHARATPAQRELALQSYPRILKDTYGGYYTLGRAFVKLIGNPKVMKIATQRGLTHPVLMKFTLKMLANLTDPTGGDAMDRIINGLSKVAPKA, from the coding sequence GTGACCGAGAAGCCCCTCTCCGAGCACAGCGCAGACGTGATCGTCGTCGGGGCGGGCCCGGCCGGCTCCACCACCGCGTACTACCTGGCCAAGGCCGGACTCGACGTGCTGCTCCTGGAGAAGACGGCGTTCCCGCGCGAGAAGGTCTGCGGCGACGGCCTCACCCCGCGCGCCACCAAGCAGCTCGTCTCCATGGGCATCGACGTCTCCGAAGAGGCCGGCTGGCTCCGCAACAAGGGCCTGCGGATCATCGGCGGCGGCGTCCGGCTGCAGCTGGACTGGCCCGACCTCGCCTCGTACCCGGACTACGGACTCGTCCGCAAGCGCGAGGACTTCGACGAGATGCTGGCGCGGCAGGCGCAGAAGGCCGGCGCCCGCCTCTACGAGCGCTGCAACGTCGGCGCCCCGGTCATCGACGACCGCACCGGCCGCATCACCGGCGTGCACGCCAAGCTCGGCGAGGAGAAGACCGAGGTCACCTTCCACGCGCCGCTGGTCGTCGCCGCCGACGGCAACTCGACCCGCCTCTCCCTCGCGATGGGCCTGCACCGCCGCGAGGACCGCCCGATGGGCGTCGCCGTCCGCACGTACTTCACCTCCCCGCGGCACGACGACGACTACCTGGAGTCGTGGCTGGAGCTGTGGGACAAGCGCGGCGCCGAGGACCGTCTGCTCCCCGGTTACGGCTGGGTCTTCGGCATGGGCGACGGCACGTCGAACGTCGGTCTCGGCATCCTCAACTCCTCCTCCGCCTTCCGCGAGCTGGACTGGCGCGAGGTGCTGAAGGCGTGGTGCGCGTCGATGCCGGAGGACTGGGGCTTCACCCCGGACAACATGACGACCCCGATCCGCGGCGCGGCCCTCCCGATGGCGTTCAACCGCCAGCCGCACTACACGAAGGGCCTGCTGCTGGTCGGCGACGCGGGCGGCCTCGTCAACCCCTTCAACGGCGAGGGCATCGCCTACGCGATGGAGTCCGGCCAGATCGCCGCCGACGTCATCGTCCAGGCCCACGCCCGCGCCACCCCCGCCCAGCGCGAACTGGCCCTCCAGAGCTACCCCCGCATCCTCAAGGACACCTACGGCGGCTACTACACCCTGGGCCGCGCCTTCGTGAAGCTCATCGGCAACCCGAAGGTCATGAAGATCGCGACGCAGCGCGGCCTGACCCACCCCGTGCTGATGAAGTTCACCCTCAAGATGCTGGCCAACCTCACGGACCCGACCGGCGGCGACGCGATGGACCGCATCATCAACGGCCTCTCGAAGGTCGCCCCGAAGGCGTAA
- a CDS encoding NADH-quinone oxidoreductase subunit G — protein sequence MTVTTPGASGGGSPDGPQRHSREETVTLTIDGAEISVPKGTLVIRAAEQLGIEIPRFCDHPLLDPAGACRQCIVEVEGQRKPMASCTITCTDGMVVKSQLTSPVAEKAQHGVMELLLINHPLDCPVCDKGGECPLQNQAMSHGQADSRFEGVKRTYEKPVPISTQVLLDRERCVLCARCTRFSNQVAGDPMIELIERGALQQVGTGEGDPFESYFSGNTIQICPVGALTSAAYRFRSRPFDLVSSPSVCEHCAGGCATRTDHRRGKVMRRLAQDDPEVNEEWICDKGRFGFRYAQQRDRLTTPLVRNAQGVLEPASWPEALEAAARGLVRGRTGVLAGGRLTVEDAYAYAKFARVALDTHDVDFRARIHSGEEADFLAAYVAGRGRDLDGSGVTYTSLEAAPTVLLVGLESEEEAPGVFLRLRKAWRKHGQRTYAVATHATRGLEKAGGTLLAAAPGTETEWLDALTSRVGLDSTGWAASEALRQEGAVIAVGERLAGVPGALTAALRASAATGARLVWIPRRAGERGAIEAGALPSLLPGGRPATDPRAREEVAAAWGIRELPHGYGRDTGQILEAAAGGELAALLVGGVDVDDLPDPARAREALDAAFVVSLELRPGAVTERADVVLPVAAVAEKPGTFLNWEGRVRMFEAALKPEQMTRTLAPSDLRVLHMLADAMDAHLALPDLKAARRELDRLGRWTEERASEPGAHAVPAPRPGDGEAVLAGHRLLLDLGRLQEGDEALAGTRHAAVARLSAGTAADTGVKDGDLLEVTGPAGAVAFPLQVTEMPDRVVWLPLNSAGHGVLADTGARPGDLVRIGPATPSTEVQA from the coding sequence ATGACCGTCACCACGCCCGGTGCGTCGGGCGGCGGCAGCCCGGACGGACCGCAGAGGCACTCCAGGGAAGAGACCGTCACGCTGACCATCGACGGCGCCGAGATCTCCGTTCCCAAGGGGACCCTGGTCATCCGCGCCGCCGAACAGCTCGGCATCGAGATCCCCCGCTTCTGCGACCACCCCCTCCTCGACCCCGCCGGCGCCTGCCGCCAGTGCATCGTCGAGGTCGAGGGCCAGCGCAAGCCGATGGCCTCCTGCACCATCACCTGCACCGACGGCATGGTCGTCAAGTCGCAGCTGACCTCGCCGGTCGCGGAGAAGGCCCAGCACGGCGTGATGGAGCTGCTGCTCATCAACCACCCGCTGGACTGCCCGGTCTGCGACAAGGGCGGCGAGTGCCCCCTGCAGAACCAGGCCATGTCCCACGGCCAGGCCGACTCCCGCTTCGAAGGCGTCAAGCGGACCTACGAGAAGCCGGTCCCGATCTCCACCCAGGTGCTGCTCGACCGCGAGCGGTGCGTGCTCTGCGCCCGCTGCACCCGCTTCTCCAACCAGGTCGCCGGCGACCCGATGATCGAGCTCATCGAGCGCGGCGCGCTCCAGCAGGTCGGCACCGGCGAGGGCGACCCCTTCGAGTCGTACTTCTCCGGCAACACCATCCAGATCTGCCCGGTCGGCGCGCTGACCTCGGCGGCGTACCGCTTCCGCTCCCGCCCCTTCGACCTGGTGTCGTCGCCCTCGGTGTGCGAGCACTGCGCCGGCGGCTGCGCCACCCGCACCGACCACCGGCGCGGCAAGGTCATGCGCCGCCTCGCGCAGGACGACCCCGAGGTCAACGAGGAGTGGATCTGCGACAAGGGCCGGTTCGGCTTCCGGTACGCGCAGCAGCGCGACCGGCTGACGACCCCCCTCGTCCGGAACGCCCAGGGCGTCCTCGAACCGGCCTCCTGGCCGGAGGCGCTGGAGGCCGCCGCCCGCGGACTCGTCCGCGGCCGCACCGGCGTCCTCGCCGGAGGCAGGCTCACCGTCGAGGACGCCTACGCCTACGCCAAGTTCGCCCGCGTCGCCCTCGACACCCACGACGTCGACTTCCGGGCCCGGATCCACTCCGGCGAGGAGGCCGACTTCCTGGCCGCGTACGTCGCCGGACGGGGCCGGGACCTGGACGGTTCCGGGGTCACGTACACCTCGCTCGAAGCCGCGCCGACGGTGCTGCTCGTCGGCCTGGAGTCCGAGGAGGAAGCCCCCGGCGTCTTCCTGCGGCTCCGCAAGGCGTGGCGCAAGCACGGGCAGAGGACGTACGCCGTCGCCACCCACGCCACCCGCGGCCTGGAGAAGGCCGGCGGCACCCTGCTCGCCGCCGCCCCCGGCACCGAGACCGAATGGCTCGACGCCCTCACCTCCCGGGTCGGCCTCGACTCCACCGGCTGGGCCGCCTCCGAGGCGCTGCGCCAGGAGGGTGCCGTCATCGCCGTCGGCGAGCGGCTCGCCGGGGTGCCCGGCGCGCTCACCGCCGCCCTGCGCGCCTCCGCCGCCACCGGCGCGCGGCTCGTGTGGATCCCGCGCCGGGCCGGCGAGCGCGGCGCGATCGAGGCCGGCGCCCTGCCGAGCCTGCTGCCCGGCGGGCGGCCCGCGACCGACCCCCGCGCGCGCGAGGAGGTCGCCGCCGCCTGGGGCATCCGCGAACTCCCGCACGGCTACGGCCGCGACACCGGCCAGATCCTGGAGGCCGCGGCCGGCGGCGAACTCGCCGCGCTCCTCGTCGGCGGCGTCGACGTCGACGACCTGCCCGACCCGGCACGCGCGCGCGAGGCCCTCGACGCGGCCTTCGTCGTCTCCCTCGAACTGCGCCCCGGCGCCGTCACCGAGCGCGCCGACGTCGTCCTGCCGGTCGCCGCCGTCGCCGAGAAGCCCGGCACCTTCCTGAACTGGGAGGGCCGCGTCCGGATGTTCGAGGCCGCGCTCAAGCCCGAGCAGATGACGAGGACGCTCGCCCCGAGCGACCTGCGGGTCCTCCACATGCTCGCCGACGCCATGGACGCCCACCTCGCCCTGCCCGACCTGAAGGCGGCCCGGCGCGAACTGGACCGGCTCGGCCGCTGGACCGAGGAGCGGGCCTCCGAGCCCGGCGCGCACGCGGTCCCGGCGCCCCGGCCCGGCGACGGCGAGGCCGTCCTCGCCGGCCACCGGCTCCTGCTCGACCTCGGCAGGCTCCAGGAGGGCGACGAGGCCCTGGCCGGCACGCGCCACGCCGCCGTCGCCCGGCTCTCCGCCGGCACCGCGGCCGACACCGGCGTCAAGGACGGCGACCTCCTCGAAGTCACCGGCCCCGCCGGCGCGGTCGCCTTCCCCCTCCAGGTCACCGAGATGCCCGACCGGGTCGTCTGGCTCCCGCTGAACTCGGCCGGCCACGGCGTCCTCGCCGACACCGGCGCCCGCCCCGGCGACCTGGTCCGCATCGGCCCGGCCACCCCTTCGACGGAGGTGCAGGCGTGA